From the genome of Nicotiana sylvestris chromosome 1, ASM39365v2, whole genome shotgun sequence:
CCCACCAATATGTATTTGTTACCATACGAGCTGACGAATGGCCCTATAAAGTCAATCCCCCACATGTCGAATACCTTCACCTCTTGAATAGTAGTCATCGACATCTCGTGATATCAAGATATGTTGCATGTCCTTTGGCACTCATCGCAACTTTTTACCCAAGCATGGGTATCCTTGAATAGAGTTGTCAAATACAAACCCGATTCAAACACCTTAGCTGTTGTCTGAATCCCTCCAAAATGTCCACTATATGGTATAGCATGGCAAGCTTGCAAAACAGAAGGTTGATCTTTCTCGGGGATACACATCTAGATCATGTTATCTACACATATCTTAAGAAGTataggttcatcccaataataaaaTCGGCAACCgcgaaagaactttttcttttgaattgaagagagttcataaggtacaataccgcttgctaaataattagcaatatcaTCATACCATGGTGTCTCCTCCATTGTCACTGCTAGTAACTGTTCATCCGGGAATGTCTCTGTTATATCTTCAACCTTTACCTTCTTTTCAGCTCCTTCCAACCTTGAGAGGTGGTCTGCTACCTGGTTCTCTATCCCTTTTCTATAACGGATCTCCAAATCGAATTCTTTTAGCAAAAGAACCCAGCGGATCAAGCGtggctttgactccttctttGCTATCAAGTACCTAATTGTTGCATGGTTAGTATAAAAAGTAACTTTTGAACCAATCAAGTACGACCTGAATTTGTTGAATGCAATAACTACATCCAACATCTCTTTTTCCGTCACGGTGTAATTGAGCTGTGCACCGCTTAGCGTTCTGCTTGCATAATAAATTAGGTGCATCAGCTTATCCTTTTGCTGCCCCAATACTGCTCCTATAGCATAGTCACTTGAGTCGCACATGAGCTTGaacggttgctcccagttgggtgcaacaatgatgggttCAGTCACTAATCTCTTCTTCAGCTCCTCAAATGCTAACCTACAAACATTAGAAAATAGAAAGGGCTGATCATTTTCAAGGAGTTTACATAAAGGGTTAGCAATCTTAGAGAAATCTTTTATGAATCGCCTGTAGAACCCGGCGTGACCAAGAAAATTTCTCACTACCTTGACCGAAGTGGGCGGTGGAAGCTTCTCAATAATATCAACCTTAGCATGGTCAACCTTAATTCCCTTTCTGGACACTCGATGCCCCAAGACTATCCCTtattgtaccatgaaatggcacttctcccaattcaacactaaatttgtctccacacatcttCTGAGCACTCTTCATAAATTGTGAAAACAGCCCTCGAATGAATCCCCCACCACGGAGAAATTATCCATAAATACCCCCATAATGTCTTCAACCATGTCCGTGAAAATGGCTAGCATACACCACTGGAATATAGAAATAAGATTGCCCAGCCAACCTGGCCAGCACTTGGTCAATGAATGGCAAAGGAAAATGGTCATTCCAGGTAGCTGTGTTCAATTTCCGATAATCCATGCAAATCTGGCATCTCGTGACAGTACGAGTCGAGATCAACTCGTTATTCTCATTTTGTACGACCGACATTCcttccttcttcggcacacactGAACAGGGCTGACCCAATTGCTGTCAAAGATGGGGGAAATGATACCCacatctaaccatttgatcacttccttcttcaccacctctttcatattcgggttcagccttcgttgatgttctctggaaggtttgtgcccttcttccaaGAGAATCTTATGCATACAAAAAGCTGGGTTGATACCCTTTATGTATGTCATGGTCCAACAGATAGCAGTCTTACATTCTTGTAACACCTATAAGAGTTTCTCTACTTGCACAGCTAGCAAACCGGATGATATAATAAAAGATAAAGTAGAATTAGGACCTAAGAAAGTGTACCTAATATGCGATGGAAGCGGTTTCAGGTCCAATTGGGGTGGGTCCTCTATCGATGGTTTCACAtgtgttgttgttctttcttctAAGTGTAGGGGCTCGAACTCGGGTTCCCTTTTCCAGAACCCTTGACCTTCAAGAGCCATGACCCACTCTGCCAACTCCTCACAATCCACATTTTCAAGATTCATCAGGCAGGCTTCCAATGGATCCCTGACATTAATAGTCTCAACCTCCTCTTGTAGTATTACATCTACGACCTCCACTAGTGAGCAAATTCGCTGGGTCTCCTCATAGATTGTTGAAAATTGAATATTATCTCTTCATTGTTCaaccacattttcaattctccaGTCTCATAATCAATCAATGCTCTACCAATGGCTAAAAACGGCCTGCCCAGAATGATTGGTATCTCTTCATCCACTTGACAGTCAAGAATTACCAAGTCTGTAGGGAATACAAATTTCCCCACTtgaacaagcacatcatcaagaaTTCATGTCGGTATCTTGACTGTGCGATTATCCAGTTGCAGCAACACTGAGGTCGGTCTAGCTCTGCCAATGCCCAATTTTGCATAGATTGCCAAGGGCATCAAGTTTATTCTGGCTCCTAAGTCATACAATGCTTTAGCAAACGCATAACTCTCAATGGTGCATGGGATAGTGAAACTACCTTAATCAGACACCTTTTGAGCCATAGGCCTTGTCACTACCGTGCTACATGTCTGCGTCAGAGTTACAGTAGACAAGTCCTGGAAGTCAAATTTTCGCGACATcaggtccttcatcatttttgcatactcGAGCATTTCCCTGAAAGCACCCATTagtggaatattcaattgaatttgTATGAGCATTTCCATGAATTTCCTGTGTTGAtcatctttcttttgctttgccaACCTCTGAGGGAATGGTGCAGGAATCAACCTCTGCGTACTACTTTGTGTCTTTTCTTTGCTGGAAGCTTTTTCTACTATATATTCTATGAGTTGTTTACCTTCCTTCTCTTTACCCTTGTCAATATGTGCTTGCTCGATTACAACCTCGGTGAGCTCATCTGACTCATCTGTCTCTAATGTAACTGGAGTAGTTGGCGTTGTCTCTCTCATAGATTGAGAAACGTTTTGCTCCCTATATATATCTCTCCCATTCTTGAGACTCACTGCCATGAGCTAATTTGGGTTCTGCTCCTTTGGATTAATGTTTGTATCTGCAGGCACTGTTCCTTGTAGGCGATTGTTCAAGGCCATAGATAGTTGTACCAATTGAGTTTCAATGCCTTTGATTGTTGAATCGTGTGCAACTAACTTCTCTTGCATCTTTCCATTTGTCCCAATGAGTTGTTGCAGCATACCCTGATTTAGATCATGTTACTGTCCTGCTGTTGATAGGGTGGTTGGTGGTcaactgttgttggtgttgctgATTATAGCCCTGCTGCCTTTGATAAGGCACGGCTTGGCCTTGTGGTCGTGCTCCTGCTGGATTGGGGTTGTGTTATGCCTGGTTTGGTCTGTACTGTTGGTTTGCTGTTGGTCCCCATTGCTGCCCACCTTGCCTCTGACCTCCGAAATTATTGACATAATTCATGTCTTCTCTGAAACCCTGGTTTATCATTCTCTCCACTCCACGAGCATATATATGATTGATTTATGCAAGGAGTGCATAAACCTCCATTTGTGGTATCAACAATGTGTCTGTTTCGTACCCATCTCATCGATTTTATTTGTCAGCAAGCTCATTTGGGTCATGAGAGTGGCTATGTTTTCTGCATTTCTGTTGTTTGGGTCAAGAGTGACAGAATACACTATTGGAGTGAGTGTTGTGTCTCTTATCATCCAGCCTGAATTTTGAGATATCTTGTCAAGAAGAATCTTGCACTCTATAAATGTTTTGCTCAAGAATGCACCCCCTGCAGAAGCATCTACATTGGCCTTCAGACTGTCAGCCAAACCTATATAGAATCTCTGTCCCAGCATCTGATCTAGAATGCCATGGTGAGGACACTTCACCAACATACCCTTAACCTATCCCAGGTTTCTTGCAAATTCTCCGTTGGTTTCTGCCTGAATTGCAATATCTCATCAATCTGCCTCGCAGTTTTGTTGGGTGGATAAAACTTATTTAAGAACTACTTGACTAGTTCCTCCCAAGTAGCAATGGAGTTTAATGAGAGCGAATTCAGCCAAGTTTGAGCCTCCCCAATCACTAAAAATGGTAACATTAATAATTTGATTGCCTCAGGAGTCACATTCGATTGTCTTTGAGTGACACATATTGATAGAAAGTTCTTCAGATGTTGTTGTGGGTCTTCGATATATGACCCAGAGAAAAGCCATTTATTCTGCAATAGGTGCAGCATGTTGTTGGTAATCTGGAATGTCTCCGCTTGTATCTGAGGAACCGCAATTGTTGTGGTTAGGTAATAAGTAGTAGGTTGCGCCCAATCATAGAGAGCAGCTTCCGGCACAAGAGGTGCTACTACTCTAATGTTTGGGTCATCTCGATCATTCTTGTTGTCTACGTCACCCATTTCAATTTTAATTTGTTCATTTTGTTTTAACTATTTGTTCTTCCTATTAGCCCGGTTCAATGTCCGGAATGCTTTCTCGAGATCTGATAGTCCTTCAAAGAGTTCACCAATTATCAGAGAgcttctaggcatgcacctgagTCACAGAAGAGTTCAAACGTGAGAATTTCAATGGAAATATTTTTAACACCACAGAAAATTGATCTAAACTAATAATCCTAGCAATTCTTCCAAGTTGCAATAAataacaccgttagttccccgacaACGGCGACAAAATTttatcacgcccaactatgccttataaaaaggactaagtgaTCGCTACAAATATAATTTGGTTCAAGTACGGAGTCGAATCTCACAAGGAACTAACCTATTTACTACAACTTTTAACACTGCTAATGAATAGCTCAAACAATTCCCGGATGTAAGATTTTTAATGGATAACGAGTAGAATTTAGTTAACTAAGGAAAAATAACAATACCACTAGCAATAATCTAGAATATAGTTGAATTCAATGGTAAATGGTCTAGGGTTATTGATTTTCCCAACTGTCGGATTAATTTCTGACACGTTAGCTATAATCTCGCTGTAACACTCTATTAGAAATATGAGTCCTGGGCTGCCGCAATTATCTCTTGAtcaattatgataatttactagaagcattctctcgaactactctagttaACAATTTATGCAACTTAGAGTTATCCCACCAAAGCTTCGTTATCTTTAATCCTACTTTTAAATTCAAGTAATTAATCTCTTAACTTACCcgaaagtggtgttgttcaacaacaatctaaccaagtgttctttctcaagcaacacaactagacacgattaatcaagagCCCTTTCAATTAATCACAAGacaacacgtagttgaacaatcatagagtaaaaacggctcaattatattaaaatagagtcaagacttcatccaacaattggttccatcagcCCTAGATGacaggtttagctactcatactaagaGATAAAAATTCACTATATAAAGTCATAATCAACAATGGaattaaaaagaagaagataaaaactCTAAGGAAATTCTCTGTCCTTCTTCCGTGTTCTTGCCTTCCAAATCTCTTTAAAAACAGCTCTCTTCTCTTTTGGATGAACTACTATTtgggtacgcgctttgcgcgtgtaccctGTATCAATgaatatataattattttaaaatacgaaaaaatattaaataatgtgagttattgaataaaataaaataaaaagtataaGTTCTTAAATATGATGAACATTGATCATTTTTAGCCCGTTATCttgataaataaataataatataaaatcttaaaaaatACTCTAATATTAGAGTTAATACTTTATAAAAAATAACGTAAATATATGAAGCTGTCATTTATTAGAATGGTTATAAAAAAAAAGACTTCATATGTAGGTTATCATACGAAAATTTTGATCGAATGGTCATATAAAATAAAGGTCACAAAAAATAAGGTAGAAACCcaatatttattgttattttattataatCATTCAAATTTTAAGCGATAAAGTTATAGTTTTTAGACCCTTGAATTATAGTAAAAGAGAAACGATAGCTGAAACAATGGTAATATCACAATGGAAGGATATCGCAATGGATGTTTAGCTTTGCTTTGAATGGCAAATACTCACGTTAGTTTtgatttaataaatatattacacGTCATATAATTCTATATATTAAGATTTTTACATagttcaaacaaaaaaaatataataagtaaaatttCAGCTAATTTTAACATTCtaaaagttagaaaataattAATGATTATTTTGAGtgtaaaattaatttttaaattaattttcttgattttttttataCTTCTTATATTTGTCGAAGGATATCCAACAATGAAAATATAGCTTTTCTTTGGATGGAAAATTAATCACGTTAGGTTTGATAAATAATGTGTTACATGTTGCCAAATATTATGACTGTTTACATaactatactatattaaaagttaaTGATGCACATTTTTCGTTTGATACACACTATTCaaactctttctttcttttgtaaacTATTGCGTAGTCAAACTAAGTTACATAAAATGAAACGTGGGGAGCATTTTTTCTTGGGGCTCTATTCATGAATTGAGAGTTACATCAGAATAAGAAAGTGGGAGGATTCTAGTATACTTCAAAAAAGGATTAAGGAAAGATATAATAAGAAAATCTTAggtgattttaaagtcctaacaAAATTAGGAGAAATAATAAAATGACTAATTTGTCTAGTATGAAATCAAGCTTTACAGgataaaaaagacaaataatattTCGTTAAgggctttcgtgcttttaatatagtataaattaGACTTCATATAGGTTTAAGTTAGTTGCCACTCCCGTCAGCCGGACCACGGCCGCTAAGGCACATCTGGTTTAATGAGGTAGTCCACGGTCAAAGGCAAGTTGAACTGTCCCTTTCCTTCATCTTCCAATTAGTGTGACCACCACCTTGCATTATGGAGTAACTCTTTAAAAAttatatgaattaaataaaataatgttTGAATTGCATGTACAATGTGCAAATATCTAAAAGTCTTTATTGATAATTCAAAAAGATAACTTTATTTGAAATAATCATCAAGGTAAAGATGCACACTCCATGTGAAATattaattttcattaaaaaaaattatagttATTGTAGTAACAGTCATCactatatataacttaaattttaaaaataatacgGAAAGAAACTATAGGTAAAGAGTTTATGTTATGGGTTAATACAATAActaggttttttttttgtgtgttaccgcaattagaaaagaaaaaaacaacttTCCAGCCAAAAAAAATTGTTTTCTTAGGTACAAAAATTACATACACTGGAATAATACCCTATTTAGCAAAATCTAgacacttgattttttttttactcgAATTACAAAAATTGGGGGAGATTGTGCAAGACAGAGGTAAGAATGGTGAACTACTCAAAAAGGAACGACGTCGCTGTAGGCAAAATAATCATCCGAATTGGCGATGGAGTCCTCCGGCCAACAATCGCGTAGCTGCTTCAACAGCAATTGCGCTTTTCTCTTTGCGCGTTCTGTACAATCGCTTTGGACTAACAACAGCAGTTGAGTCAAGACGCCGGCGGCAGCCGCTTCCTTTTGAGCTTGTTCCGACGCCAAGCAGAGCGATAGCAGTGCACCGGCGGCGTACTCCGTTGCACGCTCCGATACCTTCAGGATGGTTTTCACCAGCAGAGGCACCGTTAGCGCGTGCGACGCTAAGGCGGCGCATCCGGATGGAATCCTGGAGAGGAGTTCGATCGTGGCAAGCGCTCTTTCCGCATCGCATTTCTCGAAATCCTGTAGCCTGTCAATTAGCGCTTCCACCGCTCCGGCGGCCACTGCCTTTTGGCGGTGTTGCTTCACTAGGCATAAAGCAAACAGCGCCTTGATTCCGACTTTCAACGCTCTCGGATAGGCTAATGGATAATTCAGAATTCCGACTACTCCTTCGAAGACGTCATCTATACTGCTGATTTGTGCACGGAGCTCCGATCTTATTCCGGCGACGACAACCTCAATTAAAGCAGCTGAGTTGACTCGGACATCGATAGAAGGATGAAAAAGCAGAGAAACCAGGTAACTAACTCGGTCCGGATCGGAAGCAACAAAAAAGCATTCACCTTCAGAGAGCGGGAACAAAGAGAGAAGCGCGAGAGACTCGTGATTCAACTCGGACGAGTCGGAATCCATGCGATAGAACACAATAGACAAAAGGATTTCACGTGCATTGTTCGCCGAAATTACGGATCGATTCTTATCCGAGTCACGAGCGAGTCCTCTGAGTCTCTTCAACGCCGAAAGCCTAGACTTCAAATGATTCGACTCAGCCGCTGCTTGATTCAGCAACGACCGGACCAAAACCGGATCAGCCGGTTGTTTCGGCGTCGGAATCCGCTCAACTCCGAAAGCCCGGTTCGCAACACACCAATCCTGTATAAGCCGGCGAAGAGTATGATTTGAAATAAGAGAGAAATCACTAAGCGGCGCCCTTGTTACAGGACACGTAGTATTGCCGGTGGCCACCCAGGACTCAATACTTTGCCGGTCGTACGTTTGACCGGTACAAACTGTTACCGGATCCTGCATAAGCTCCAAGGAGATTGGACAACGAAAGTAGTATGGAATTTGAACGCCCACATCCAAAGGGTCTAAACTTCCAGGCATGTTTCCttaactctttttcttctttatctgCTTTAAGGGATTGCAGTGAATTGAGTCTTTGGGTATCAGTAAATGTTTGGTTTATATATAGAGAAAAAAGCTAAAACTAAAAAGGAGTCTGCAAATTCTCTTTTACTTTTTCTCGGTCTATATACGGAGAGAAACCCAACAGGCCGTAGGACTCCTCTCTCTTCTTATTCTGACCAAATGGTACCACCCTTAGTACCCTCAACCCCACACGTGTGGTTTTCATTTATTTACTACGCTGATCTGAACTTGAACTTGTTCATTTAACCATGGTTATGTTGGTCTCTGGTCAAACCTAATTGGGGCCCACACTTCATGCTCAAATCTAACTCCTGTTTACGTCAAATGGCATTATTGATGAAATTTGAATGGTCCAATTTATTGAGCACAATACATCATGCATGGTCTATTATTTGGTCGTTTGGTAAGATGCATTAAATAAAACACTTTGTATATTAATAATATATTGTTTGCTACACATTTTGAACTTATGCATTAGTTATTCAAACATTAGCTATATATCCTATTtggcataactaatgcatagaaaacaatggtattagcaatgcaatgagttttaatgcatgcattagcttagttaaagacaaaattgtccttcaaaatttatgtttgattaaaatatgctagttagtatattaatgcaagttcaaaataatccaaatagtgagaaataaaattatatccctagtaaataaataaatacttagcatattttcttttatataaataaatattttattttattttacaatataggtagacaaatcaaataattttttgtaaactttttcatataaaaatatttctcaacatatgtttcttttaaaagttAGAGTGTGAACTagttttgagggcatttttgtaaacaaacaattcttttagaaattgggCAAtgttttaatacatcaaaccaaacaatggataagaaatatgtcagcatagcTACTACCAGCATAAATGcaagcattactaatacaccatatTCAACATTATttttatgcaccctaccaaacgactccttatgccctttgatttttctttcccctttttgGTCGTATtgtctatctatactatattaaaagcacgaaggcccttagcgaaatgtcgttcgcttttttaccctttaagaaTTAATTTtgcactagacaaaatagtcatttaactcattttcctaatatttaggacttgaAAATTAAT
Proteins encoded in this window:
- the LOC104239229 gene encoding U-box domain-containing protein 26-like, giving the protein MPGSLDPLDVGVQIPYYFRCPISLELMQDPVTVCTGQTYDRQSIESWVATGNTTCPVTRAPLSDFSLISNHTLRRLIQDWCVANRAFGVERIPTPKQPADPVLVRSLLNQAAAESNHLKSRLSALKRLRGLARDSDKNRSVISANNAREILLSIVFYRMDSDSSELNHESLALLSLFPLSEGECFFVASDPDRVSYLVSLLFHPSIDVRVNSAALIEVVVAGIRSELRAQISSIDDVFEGVVGILNYPLAYPRALKVGIKALFALCLVKQHRQKAVAAGAVEALIDRLQDFEKCDAERALATIELLSRIPSGCAALASHALTVPLLVKTILKVSERATEYAAGALLSLCLASEQAQKEAAAAGVLTQLLLLVQSDCTERAKRKAQLLLKQLRDCWPEDSIANSDDYFAYSDVVPF
- the LOC138877260 gene encoding uncharacterized protein is translated as MAVSLKNGRDIYREQNVSQSMRETTPTTPVTLETDESDELTEVVIEQAHIDKGKEKEGKQLIEYIVEKASSKEKTQSSTQRLIPAPFPQRLAKQKKDDQHRKFMEMLIQIQLNIPLMGAFREMLEYAKMMKDLMSRKFDFQDLSTVTLTQTCSTVVTRPMAQKVSD